A stretch of Vibrio maritimus DNA encodes these proteins:
- a CDS encoding BCCT family transporter has translation MTSVPKNTHKLLVSAGAGIILTLCFVYVLLAPEASTDMFSNLKNYIAHKFAWFYMGSVALFISILIFSACSRVGDLRLGKDNERPEFSGFAWGSMLFSTGMGIGLVFFGVAEPVMHYMTPPIVEAQTDVAVREAMNITFFHWGINAWAIYTIVALVISYAAYRKGRPLEMRSAFYPIFGERINGPLGVAIDVFAVLATVVGIVTPLGFGVQQINTGLNYVLGVEISTGNQIVLITIIGVMTCISLVLGLKKGIKALSLINICVAIGLMTYVFLASNTTFILNSTVENIGNYLASFVPLSFDTYAFTNPDWFYGWTLFYWAWWIAFAAPTGLFIARISRGRTIREFVVGVLVIPVGFSFAWLTIFGNSALDLIHNQGIEELSTAVMTNSSSALFKFFELVSDWSLPSYLALFSIFVFFITTSDSGTLVINTLTSKDEDNAPISQRIGWVIAISGITSLLLMSGGMTAIQSLLVIMGCPFAIMVTMMSYGFMKSVYLEVYAPATKTRGAELDEVIRKAEQTEIEYRKAQVIHGGK, from the coding sequence ATGACATCCGTACCTAAAAACACTCATAAATTACTTGTAAGCGCAGGAGCTGGGATAATTTTAACTCTGTGCTTTGTCTATGTATTACTTGCTCCAGAAGCAAGCACTGACATGTTCTCAAATCTGAAAAACTACATCGCGCATAAGTTTGCCTGGTTTTATATGGGCAGTGTCGCATTGTTTATCTCTATCTTAATTTTTAGTGCATGTAGCCGTGTTGGAGATTTAAGGCTCGGTAAAGATAATGAGAGACCTGAATTTTCAGGGTTTGCATGGGGTTCGATGCTCTTTAGCACAGGGATGGGCATTGGGCTTGTTTTTTTCGGCGTCGCTGAGCCTGTTATGCACTACATGACCCCTCCGATCGTGGAGGCTCAAACCGATGTCGCAGTTAGAGAGGCAATGAATATCACCTTCTTTCACTGGGGAATCAATGCATGGGCTATTTACACCATTGTAGCGCTTGTCATTTCTTACGCAGCCTATCGCAAAGGCCGTCCACTAGAAATGCGAAGTGCATTTTACCCAATCTTTGGCGAGCGAATCAACGGACCATTGGGCGTAGCCATTGATGTCTTTGCTGTGCTCGCCACAGTGGTTGGTATCGTTACCCCTTTAGGATTTGGTGTTCAGCAAATAAACACTGGCTTAAATTACGTACTTGGCGTTGAGATCAGCACAGGCAATCAAATTGTCCTGATTACAATCATTGGTGTAATGACATGTATTTCGTTAGTACTTGGCCTAAAGAAAGGGATTAAAGCGCTATCACTCATCAATATTTGTGTCGCCATTGGACTAATGACATACGTCTTCTTAGCCTCTAATACCACCTTCATCCTCAACTCAACCGTTGAAAATATTGGCAACTATTTAGCGAGCTTTGTACCACTGTCGTTTGATACTTATGCCTTTACCAACCCTGATTGGTTTTATGGTTGGACTCTCTTTTACTGGGCGTGGTGGATTGCCTTTGCTGCGCCAACTGGATTGTTCATCGCTCGAATTTCACGTGGTAGAACAATACGAGAGTTCGTAGTTGGAGTACTAGTTATTCCTGTAGGTTTTTCTTTCGCATGGCTGACAATATTTGGTAATAGTGCGTTGGATCTTATTCATAACCAAGGTATTGAGGAGCTAAGCACTGCTGTAATGACAAACTCTTCATCAGCACTGTTTAAGTTTTTTGAGTTGGTCTCTGATTGGAGTCTGCCTAGTTACCTAGCACTATTCAGCATTTTCGTATTCTTTATCACGACCTCTGATTCGGGCACGCTTGTTATCAATACTCTGACATCAAAGGACGAAGACAATGCTCCGATTTCACAACGCATTGGCTGGGTAATTGCTATTTCTGGCATCACTAGCTTGTTGTTAATGAGTGGAGGTATGACAGCTATTCAATCACTACTCGTTATTATGGGATGTCCTTTTGCCATTATGGTAACGATGATGAGTTATGGGTTTATGAAATCTGTGTATCTTGAAGTATATGCTCCGGCAACCAAAACGAGAGGAGCGGAATTGGATGAAGTGATTAGAAAAGCAGAGCAAACGGAGATTGAATATAGGAAAGCTCAAGTCATCCATGGTGGTAAGTAA